One segment of Alistipes finegoldii DSM 17242 DNA contains the following:
- a CDS encoding ABC transporter ATP-binding protein: protein MSIALRHITLAYGQRILLRDVSASVPPGSLTALIGRNGTGKSTLLRTVAGLGAAASGGIELCGKPLAALTPLQRASTVSFVTTDKVRIANLACEDVVALGRAPYTNWIGRMQETDRDIVARSLRLVGMEAFACKTMDRMSDGECQRILIARALAQDTPVILLDEPTAFLDLPNRYELATLLRRLAHDEGKCILFSTHDLDVALGLCDAVALIDTPDLHCLPASDMASSGHIERLFAGAGISFDPATLTIRLTKK from the coding sequence ATGAGCATCGCCCTTCGCCATATCACCCTCGCCTACGGCCAGCGCATCCTGCTGCGCGACGTCTCGGCCTCGGTCCCTCCGGGATCGCTCACGGCCCTGATCGGCCGCAACGGCACCGGCAAGAGCACCCTGCTGCGGACCGTCGCCGGTCTGGGCGCCGCCGCGTCCGGCGGGATCGAACTCTGCGGCAAACCCCTCGCAGCGCTCACCCCGCTCCAGCGGGCTTCGACCGTCAGCTTCGTCACCACCGACAAGGTGCGCATCGCCAACCTCGCCTGCGAAGACGTCGTGGCCCTCGGCCGCGCCCCCTACACCAACTGGATCGGACGCATGCAGGAGACCGACCGCGACATCGTGGCCCGTTCGCTCCGGCTGGTCGGCATGGAGGCTTTCGCCTGCAAAACGATGGACCGCATGTCCGACGGCGAATGCCAGCGCATCCTGATCGCCCGTGCGCTGGCGCAGGACACCCCCGTGATCCTGCTCGACGAACCCACCGCCTTCCTCGACCTTCCGAACCGTTACGAACTGGCGACGCTGCTGCGCCGTCTGGCCCACGACGAGGGTAAATGCATCCTCTTCTCGACGCACGACCTCGACGTCGCGCTGGGATTGTGCGACGCCGTCGCGCTGATCGACACGCCCGACCTGCACTGCCTTCCCGCCTCCGACATGGCCTCCAGCGGCCATATCGAGCGGCTTTTCGCCGGCGCCGGCATCTCGTTCGACCCCGCGACGCTGACGATCCGGCTCACAAAAAAGTAA
- a CDS encoding iron ABC transporter permease yields the protein MSGRRTAILFTVLSLLTAALFTADLLIGSVAVALRDIWAALTGGSCDPAVRDIILKIRLLKAVTALFAGAALAASGLQMQTLFRNPLAGPYVLGISSGAGLGVALFLLGAPLLGVSAHSFVQSLGIAGAAWLGAALVLLIVMAVSRRIKDIMVILILGMMFGSGVSSVVEILQYLSSEAALKSFVIWTMGSLGDVTGGNLVLMLPVITAGLALSVAVIKPLNLLLLGENYARTMGLNIQRTRTLLFLSTVLLAGTVTAFCGPVGFIGLAVPHLARMLFASADHRVLMPASMLSGAALLLVCDLISKSLALPINTVTALMGIPVVIVVVVRNRNLF from the coding sequence ATGTCCGGACGCCGCACCGCCATACTTTTCACCGTTCTGTCGCTGCTGACCGCCGCGCTTTTCACGGCCGACCTGCTGATCGGCTCGGTCGCAGTGGCCCTGCGCGACATCTGGGCCGCGCTCACGGGCGGTTCGTGCGACCCGGCCGTGCGCGACATCATCCTCAAAATCCGCCTGCTCAAAGCCGTCACGGCGCTCTTCGCCGGCGCGGCCCTCGCCGCCAGCGGCCTGCAGATGCAGACCCTCTTCCGCAATCCGCTCGCCGGTCCCTACGTGCTGGGCATCAGTTCGGGCGCCGGTCTGGGCGTGGCGCTGTTCCTCTTGGGCGCGCCCCTGCTGGGCGTCTCGGCGCACTCGTTCGTCCAGTCGCTCGGCATCGCGGGCGCAGCGTGGCTCGGCGCGGCCCTCGTGCTGCTGATCGTCATGGCCGTCAGCCGCCGCATCAAAGACATCATGGTGATCCTGATCCTCGGCATGATGTTCGGTTCGGGCGTCAGCTCCGTGGTCGAAATCCTCCAGTACCTTTCGAGCGAAGCGGCGCTCAAATCGTTCGTCATCTGGACCATGGGCTCTCTGGGCGACGTCACGGGCGGCAACCTCGTCCTGATGCTCCCGGTCATCACCGCGGGTCTCGCGCTCTCCGTCGCCGTCATCAAGCCGCTCAACCTGCTGCTGCTGGGCGAAAACTACGCCCGCACGATGGGTCTCAACATCCAGCGCACCCGCACGCTGCTGTTCCTCTCCACGGTCCTGCTCGCAGGCACCGTCACGGCCTTCTGCGGCCCGGTGGGATTCATCGGACTGGCCGTGCCGCACCTCGCGCGCATGCTCTTCGCCAGCGCCGACCACCGCGTCCTGATGCCCGCGTCGATGCTTTCGGGCGCCGCCCTGCTGCTGGTCTGCGACCTTATTTCCAAATCGCTGGCCCTCCCGATCAACACCGTCACGGCCCTGATGGGCATCCCCGTGGTGATCGTCGTAGTCGTCCGCAACCGCAATCTCTTCTGA